A stretch of the Marivirga tractuosa DSM 4126 genome encodes the following:
- a CDS encoding TonB-dependent receptor, with protein MRQILIAILVFIIPLYTLGQSQNLKGKVVDVRNSEGIASASIQLIDTEISAQTDSLGFFDFQVPQQSEYKVRISHVSFINQVVSIESNDYTVIQLQVDNLLLQQVDVSGQTDYLPKNGLQKIEPLSVNETATPFNEFNQLLTTLPGVVSNNELSSSYAVRGGNFDENLVYVNGMEIYRPFLVRAGQQEGLSFINPDLVGNIEFSAGGWEAKYGDKLSSNLLIDYKKTEETEGNVNVGLLGASGYLSAQFNEKDNLLLGLRYKNAKYLFNTFETSGEYLPRFLDFQAFYNYRFSDKTTLDLLAVFAQNDYRVEPASRETDFGSFQEKLRFFVVYEGAESLSYRSFQGGARLRHLFTDNFRTSVILSAFSTSEYEYINTEGFYRLCDVDRDLSSDTFDQCISLQGIGANYNYARNFLYAQVAQAIIRNDWQIRNDQLLAFGLEYKKQFVNDYLDEYEFRDSADFAQVNRVINQDNNLEATFANVYVQHEWQINNRHSLNSGLRFNYGSNTEEWLLSPRVQYQVKLHSDKSGQFNFSTGIYRQFPFYRELRDFSGNITPDVRAQSALHFVATYSKNVELWERPFQLNSSLYYKHLYNIIPFDVDNIRIRYRPELSADGYAYGADFRFSGEFIPDMESWFSLGLLSTREDVQEDNRGYIRRPTDQMVTGSIFFQDNFINDPSLKVNLKLQIGSGLPFGPPNSLESRNIFTGEWYRRMDVGFSKQFMGDKIQNLEYIDSFWIGLDVLNVLGVTNTISYSWIEDVNAQTFAVPNSLSARFLNLKGIVKF; from the coding sequence ATGCGTCAAATTCTAATTGCCATTTTAGTATTTATTATCCCTCTTTACACTTTAGGTCAAAGCCAAAACTTAAAAGGCAAGGTGGTTGATGTCAGAAATAGTGAAGGGATTGCCTCTGCAAGTATACAATTGATTGATACAGAAATCAGCGCCCAAACAGATAGTTTGGGCTTTTTCGATTTTCAAGTTCCTCAACAATCAGAATATAAAGTAAGAATATCTCACGTTAGTTTTATTAATCAAGTTGTTAGTATTGAATCTAATGATTACACCGTGATTCAACTACAGGTTGATAATCTACTATTGCAACAAGTTGATGTAAGTGGGCAAACCGACTATTTACCAAAAAACGGGCTTCAAAAAATTGAGCCGCTCTCAGTAAATGAAACGGCTACCCCTTTTAATGAATTTAACCAGCTGCTTACTACACTTCCAGGGGTTGTCTCTAATAATGAGCTCAGTAGTTCCTATGCTGTGAGGGGAGGAAATTTTGATGAGAATTTGGTATATGTCAATGGTATGGAAATTTACCGGCCATTTTTGGTGCGAGCCGGGCAGCAGGAAGGCTTAAGTTTTATCAATCCAGACTTGGTAGGTAATATAGAATTTTCTGCGGGTGGTTGGGAAGCAAAATATGGTGATAAATTGTCCAGTAACTTGCTGATTGACTATAAAAAAACTGAGGAAACTGAAGGGAATGTAAATGTTGGGCTTTTAGGAGCCTCTGGTTATTTGTCTGCTCAATTCAATGAAAAAGATAATTTATTACTTGGGTTAAGGTATAAAAATGCTAAATATTTATTTAATACTTTCGAAACATCGGGCGAGTACTTACCAAGGTTTCTTGATTTTCAAGCATTTTACAATTATCGATTTTCTGATAAAACTACCCTAGATTTATTAGCTGTTTTTGCTCAAAATGATTATCGCGTAGAGCCTGCTTCTAGAGAAACAGACTTTGGTTCTTTTCAGGAGAAGTTAAGATTTTTTGTTGTATATGAAGGAGCTGAATCTTTAAGCTACAGAAGTTTCCAAGGTGGTGCTAGGTTAAGACATTTGTTTACTGATAATTTTAGAACGTCAGTTATTTTATCTGCTTTTTCTACCTCCGAATATGAATATATAAATACTGAAGGATTTTATAGATTATGTGATGTGGACAGAGATCTTTCTTCTGATACATTTGATCAATGCATCAGTCTACAAGGGATAGGAGCTAATTACAATTATGCCCGTAATTTCCTGTATGCTCAGGTTGCCCAAGCTATTATTCGTAATGATTGGCAGATTAGAAATGATCAACTTTTGGCTTTTGGCCTAGAGTATAAAAAGCAATTTGTTAATGATTATTTAGATGAGTATGAATTTAGAGATTCTGCTGATTTTGCCCAGGTGAATAGAGTTATAAACCAAGACAATAATTTAGAAGCCACTTTTGCAAATGTTTATGTTCAGCATGAATGGCAAATTAATAATCGGCATTCTTTAAATTCTGGTTTAAGGTTTAATTACGGTTCTAATACGGAGGAATGGTTGTTGAGTCCACGTGTTCAGTATCAAGTAAAGTTACATTCCGACAAAAGCGGGCAATTCAATTTTTCAACCGGGATCTACAGACAGTTTCCTTTTTACAGAGAATTACGTGACTTTTCGGGGAATATAACGCCTGATGTTAGGGCTCAATCAGCCTTACATTTTGTAGCAACATATTCTAAAAACGTTGAACTATGGGAACGGCCTTTTCAGCTGAATTCATCACTATATTATAAGCATTTATATAACATCATTCCTTTTGATGTGGATAATATTAGAATACGTTATCGCCCTGAACTGTCAGCAGATGGCTATGCTTATGGAGCTGATTTCCGCTTCAGTGGAGAATTTATTCCAGACATGGAGTCTTGGTTTAGTTTGGGACTGCTCTCTACTCGTGAGGATGTGCAGGAAGACAACAGAGGTTACATAAGGCGACCAACCGATCAAATGGTTACAGGATCCATCTTCTTTCAAGACAACTTTATTAATGATCCCAGTTTGAAAGTAAATTTGAAGCTACAAATAGGTTCAGGGCTTCCGTTTGGACCACCCAACAGTTTAGAAAGTCGAAATATTTTCACAGGAGAATGGTATAGAAGAATGGATGTTGGATTTTCTAAGCAATTTATGGGTGATAAAATCCAAAATCTTGAGTATATTGATTCTTTTTGGATTGGTTTAGATGTATTAAATGTGTTGGGTGTCACAAATACTATCTCTTATTCGTGGATTGAAGATGTAAATGCACAGACTTTTGCAGTACCTAACTCTTTGTCGGCAAGGTTTTTGAACCTTAAAGGAATCGTTAAATTTTAG
- a CDS encoding 5-oxoprolinase subunit C family protein, protein MANELILTFLKAGLHTTLQDEGRVGSQNLGVPVGGALDSTSAKMANHLVGNKGNTPLLEITMTGPEILFDSDALIALTGAPFELYCDEKVIENNTPIYIKGGSVIKFGKIKSGCRAYLAVAGNWKATKWQGSVSPILQLNEATPDSLIKKGSKIQIESSLLNKTGSWDKNRHTPIIAHRVRLRVKPGPEFESISRTAIAKFFGQGHKISQDANRMGYRLTTELISEEEREEMISSGIVPGTIQITGSGQPIILLNDAQTTGGYPRIANILSEDMDQLAQLKPGDEIWFSIE, encoded by the coding sequence ATGGCAAATGAATTGATTTTAACGTTTCTTAAAGCAGGGCTGCATACGACCCTACAAGATGAAGGAAGAGTGGGCTCCCAAAACTTAGGCGTTCCTGTTGGGGGTGCGCTGGACAGCACTTCGGCTAAAATGGCAAATCATTTAGTGGGGAATAAGGGAAACACACCGCTATTAGAAATCACCATGACTGGCCCTGAGATTTTGTTTGATTCTGATGCATTAATTGCCCTTACTGGTGCCCCATTCGAGCTGTATTGTGATGAAAAGGTAATTGAAAACAATACTCCCATTTATATCAAAGGTGGTTCAGTCATTAAGTTTGGGAAAATAAAATCTGGATGTCGAGCTTATTTAGCAGTAGCAGGAAACTGGAAAGCAACAAAATGGCAAGGGAGTGTCAGTCCCATATTGCAACTAAATGAAGCAACCCCAGATAGCTTAATAAAAAAAGGTTCTAAAATACAAATTGAATCTTCATTATTAAACAAAACAGGAAGTTGGGATAAAAATAGACATACACCCATCATTGCACATAGAGTAAGATTAAGAGTTAAACCAGGACCAGAGTTTGAGAGTATTTCTAGAACTGCAATAGCCAAGTTTTTTGGGCAAGGCCATAAAATTTCTCAAGATGCCAACAGAATGGGCTACAGATTAACTACAGAATTAATATCAGAGGAGGAAAGAGAAGAAATGATATCTTCGGGTATTGTCCCAGGAACTATCCAAATTACGGGAAGTGGTCAACCTATTATTCTTTTGAATGATGCCCAAACTACGGGAGGATACCCAAGAATTGCTAATATTCTATCTGAAGATATGGATCAGTTAGCTCAGCTTAAGCCTGGAGATGAGATTTGGTTTAGCATTGAATAG
- the pxpB gene encoding 5-oxoprolinase subunit PxpB — MMDIRPYGDSALLINFEQKIDHDIHELVKAYFNSIAEIDGVIYQIPAYCSITVVFDKKNIEYYNLKSKIENTTIQSGTIEQNIAPIEIPVCYESEFAPDLESLAKDIDLSPDQIISLHTSTTYDVFMMGFLPGFPYLGQLPAQLECKRKAVPRKLVSAGSVGIAGKQTGIYPLDAPGGWQLIGQTPLKIFDALAEESFLMKMGDKVKFKSISAETFNKIQKDGK, encoded by the coding sequence ATGATGGATATTCGACCTTATGGTGATTCTGCTTTGCTTATTAATTTTGAGCAAAAAATAGATCATGATATTCATGAATTAGTAAAGGCATACTTTAATTCAATTGCTGAAATTGACGGAGTAATTTATCAAATCCCTGCATATTGCTCCATTACTGTAGTGTTTGATAAAAAAAATATTGAATACTACAATTTGAAATCAAAGATTGAAAATACCACAATTCAGTCTGGAACTATTGAACAAAATATTGCACCAATTGAAATTCCTGTTTGCTATGAGTCAGAATTTGCACCAGATTTAGAGTCTCTTGCCAAGGATATTGATTTAAGTCCTGATCAAATTATTTCACTTCACACATCAACAACTTACGATGTATTTATGATGGGCTTTCTTCCAGGATTTCCATATTTAGGTCAACTTCCAGCGCAATTAGAATGTAAAAGAAAAGCTGTTCCAAGAAAGCTGGTTTCAGCTGGAAGTGTGGGCATAGCAGGTAAACAAACTGGGATTTATCCCTTAGATGCTCCAGGAGGATGGCAATTAATTGGCCAAACTCCACTTAAAATCTTTGATGCACTTGCAGAAGAAAGCTTCCTAATGAAAATGGGGGACAAAGTGAAGTTTAAATCAATAAGTGCCGAAACCTTTAACAAAATACAGAAAGATGGCAAATGA
- the mnmA gene encoding tRNA 2-thiouridine(34) synthase MnmA, whose product MSKKGRVLVAMSGGIDSSLAAVLLHEQGYEVIGMTMKTWDYASSGSSKKETGCCSLDSINDARNLAVNLGFPHYILDIREEFGDYVIDHFTDEYLAGRTPNPCVLCNTHIKWDSLLRRADKLGCDYIATGHYAKVREENGRYIISRGKDLNKDQSYALWGVSQESLSRTILPLGDLTKPEIRKMAEDKGFYELVNKSESYEICFVPDNDYRGFLKRRVEGLEEEVKGGEFVLEDGTVVGTHEGYPFYTVGQRKGLGIALGYPVYVTEIQKDKNRVVLGTFDELSRDGMYVKNLVMSKYTSLEDRLDTVTKVRYNDDGAPAVIEQVGDTMKVFFGNGVPAIAPGQAAVFYEGDDVIGGGWIHSSFNQQKLKNEALSNSI is encoded by the coding sequence ATGAGCAAAAAAGGAAGAGTATTAGTAGCCATGAGCGGTGGAATTGACAGCTCATTGGCAGCCGTTCTGTTACATGAACAAGGTTATGAAGTCATTGGTATGACTATGAAAACCTGGGATTATGCCTCATCAGGTAGTTCCAAAAAGGAAACAGGCTGTTGTAGCCTTGATTCCATTAACGATGCCCGAAACTTAGCAGTAAATTTGGGTTTTCCTCATTACATTTTGGATATCCGGGAAGAATTTGGCGATTATGTAATCGATCATTTTACGGATGAATATTTGGCAGGAAGAACACCAAATCCATGTGTTTTATGCAATACGCACATTAAATGGGATTCATTATTGCGTAGGGCAGATAAGCTGGGGTGCGATTACATAGCAACTGGTCATTATGCAAAAGTGCGTGAAGAAAACGGACGATATATCATTTCCAGAGGTAAAGACTTAAATAAAGATCAATCCTATGCGCTTTGGGGTGTTTCTCAGGAAAGCTTAAGCCGAACCATTTTACCACTTGGTGATTTAACTAAACCCGAAATTCGCAAAATGGCGGAAGATAAAGGATTCTATGAATTGGTTAATAAATCAGAATCTTATGAAATCTGTTTTGTGCCGGATAACGACTACAGAGGATTTTTAAAGAGAAGAGTGGAAGGATTAGAAGAAGAGGTTAAAGGCGGTGAATTTGTATTAGAAGATGGTACTGTTGTTGGGACTCACGAAGGATATCCATTCTACACTGTAGGGCAAAGAAAAGGCTTAGGAATTGCACTCGGATATCCAGTTTATGTAACTGAAATTCAGAAAGATAAAAACAGAGTGGTTTTAGGCACTTTCGATGAATTATCTAGAGATGGAATGTACGTCAAAAATTTGGTGATGAGTAAATATACGTCTTTAGAAGACCGATTAGATACCGTAACCAAAGTCCGATATAATGATGATGGCGCTCCAGCTGTAATCGAGCAAGTAGGAGATACCATGAAAGTATTTTTTGGAAATGGTGTTCCGGCAATTGCTCCAGGGCAAGCCGCTGTTTTTTATGAAGGTGATGATGTTATAGGCGGTGGCTGGATACATTCATCCTTTAATCAACAAAAATTAAAAAATGAGGCATTATCTAATTCTATTTAG
- a CDS encoding peroxiredoxin-like family protein — MTLRSTALAPLFNKKDIFGRQINLEDYKDKKLLIGFFRHAGCPFCNLRVHALTKVHEKLKAKGLEMIFFFESKESVLLRSSFHQEVSPIPLISDPEKEIYAKYGLEESKSISTKSHITSFIQTAIKAKLKGVPMNMPEEQESLNTIPAEFLVDKGLKLRKLHYSKSLTDRLDIDLIEKFADDSSIFDNHDKEAA; from the coding sequence ATGACACTACGTTCCACAGCATTAGCTCCATTATTTAACAAAAAAGATATTTTTGGTAGACAAATAAACCTAGAGGACTATAAAGATAAGAAATTATTAATCGGGTTTTTCAGACATGCAGGATGTCCATTTTGTAATTTACGAGTACACGCCCTAACCAAAGTTCATGAAAAATTGAAAGCTAAAGGGCTTGAAATGATTTTCTTTTTTGAATCTAAAGAAAGTGTTCTATTAAGAAGCTCATTTCACCAGGAAGTTTCTCCTATTCCTTTAATATCTGATCCGGAGAAAGAGATTTATGCAAAATATGGATTGGAAGAATCAAAATCTATTTCTACAAAAAGCCATATCACAAGTTTTATACAAACCGCAATTAAAGCAAAGTTGAAAGGTGTTCCAATGAATATGCCAGAGGAGCAAGAATCACTTAATACGATTCCTGCTGAGTTTTTGGTTGATAAAGGTTTAAAGCTGAGAAAATTACACTATTCCAAAAGCTTAACTGACCGTCTAGATATCGATTTAATTGAAAAATTTGCTGACGATAGTAGTATTTTTGATAATCACGATAAGGAAGCAGCTTAG
- a CDS encoding arsenate reductase family protein, translating into MRKVVYYLSTCDTCKKIMAQLELDDFDKIDIKNNPLTEPQLLELYVITESYEELFNKRAIKFRQRGLNKKELSENDYKKLLLEEYTFLKRPVFLINGDLYVGNAKKNVEQLKERIGK; encoded by the coding sequence ATGAGAAAAGTAGTCTATTATTTAAGCACTTGTGATACCTGTAAAAAAATTATGGCACAATTAGAGTTAGACGATTTTGATAAAATCGACATTAAAAACAACCCACTTACTGAGCCTCAATTACTTGAGTTATATGTTATTACTGAATCTTACGAAGAATTATTTAATAAAAGAGCTATCAAGTTCCGACAAAGAGGACTAAATAAGAAGGAACTAAGTGAAAACGATTATAAAAAACTACTTCTGGAAGAATATACTTTTTTGAAAAGACCAGTATTCTTAATTAATGGTGATCTTTACGTAGGGAATGCTAAAAAGAATGTCGAACAGCTAAAAGAAAGGATTGGTAAATAG
- a CDS encoding response regulator codes for MTKVKYLIIDDDIIFSKWLKASIEDQYPNFDHISSRNNTLGGLLDIHRNQPDLVFLDQYIDGLSGFDVLDLMKHEPKIIMISSESIDQKQLENYPNVIGFIDKPIDLDKLKALLQNNGLI; via the coding sequence ATGACTAAGGTAAAATATTTAATAATCGATGATGATATTATATTCAGTAAGTGGCTAAAAGCTAGTATTGAAGACCAATATCCTAATTTTGATCATATTAGTTCTCGCAACAATACGCTTGGGGGTTTGCTTGATATCCATAGAAATCAACCAGATTTAGTCTTTCTTGATCAATATATAGATGGTTTAAGTGGTTTTGATGTATTGGACTTAATGAAACATGAACCTAAAATAATCATGATCTCATCGGAAAGTATTGATCAAAAGCAATTAGAAAACTATCCAAATGTTATCGGTTTTATAGACAAACCCATAGACTTGGATAAGCTGAAAGCTTTATTGCAAAACAATGGTCTTATCTAA
- a CDS encoding synaptic vesicle VAT-1 family membrane protein codes for MPIRKSYRTHKAGSISRLKLVEEELPDPKANEVQVKVKAVGLNFADVFAILGLYSATPEGSFIPGLEYSGEIVSIGQDVNDFEIGDRVMGVTRFGAYTSQINIDTAYVSKIPQSWTFEEGASFLVQALTAYYGLFHLGNLQKGDAVLIHSAAGGVGLLANRMAQKAGAFTIGTIGSAAKIDLLKAEGYQKYIVRSKHFKKDLKQALEGRDLNLIMECIGGKIFTIGYNMLAPQGRVINYGSARYGDTKNSPNWPRLAWLYLTRPKIDPQKMIETNKGILGFNLIWLYDRKELMQQILKELEEFNMASPYIGHRFKFDDMHEALRLFQSGKTVGKVVLTLG; via the coding sequence ATGCCCATAAGAAAGTCTTACAGAACTCACAAAGCAGGATCAATAAGTCGCTTGAAACTAGTAGAAGAAGAATTGCCAGACCCAAAGGCAAATGAAGTTCAGGTTAAGGTGAAAGCTGTTGGGTTAAATTTTGCAGATGTTTTCGCCATTCTGGGTTTGTATAGCGCCACTCCAGAAGGAAGTTTTATCCCGGGACTTGAATATTCTGGTGAAATCGTTTCCATAGGTCAAGATGTTAACGATTTTGAAATTGGTGATCGTGTGATGGGAGTAACGAGATTTGGTGCTTACACTTCTCAAATCAATATTGATACAGCTTATGTTAGTAAAATTCCTCAGTCGTGGACCTTCGAAGAAGGAGCGTCATTTTTAGTGCAGGCACTAACTGCATATTACGGACTTTTTCATTTGGGAAATCTTCAAAAAGGAGATGCTGTTTTAATTCATTCTGCAGCGGGCGGTGTAGGTCTTTTAGCCAACCGAATGGCTCAAAAAGCAGGAGCATTTACTATTGGAACCATAGGGTCAGCCGCAAAAATTGATTTACTTAAAGCAGAAGGGTATCAAAAGTATATAGTGCGTTCAAAGCATTTCAAAAAGGATTTGAAACAAGCCCTAGAAGGAAGGGATTTAAATCTTATTATGGAATGCATAGGAGGGAAGATATTTACAATTGGTTATAATATGCTGGCACCGCAAGGTCGTGTCATAAACTATGGTTCTGCTCGTTATGGAGATACTAAAAATTCACCAAACTGGCCTCGTCTTGCTTGGCTTTACTTAACTAGGCCTAAAATTGATCCACAAAAAATGATTGAAACCAATAAGGGAATTTTAGGATTCAATTTAATATGGCTTTACGATCGAAAGGAATTAATGCAGCAAATATTAAAAGAATTAGAGGAATTCAATATGGCTTCACCGTATATCGGACATCGATTTAAATTTGACGATATGCATGAAGCATTGAGACTTTTTCAATCTGGAAAAACCGTTGGAAAAGTAGTGCTGACCTTAGGTTAA
- a CDS encoding 5-oxoprolinase subunit PxpA: MDSIDINCDLGESFGQFIMGNDDSVFPYISSCNIACGFHGGDPLHMENTIKKALNHDVQIGAHPSYPDLAGFGRRKIILSTDELKAAVKYQIAALQGMVKSLGGELKYVKAHGALYNTIAHDMTEAEVFLTAVNEINPNLAIMGLAGSPFEEFTRKFGFNFIKEGFLDRKYQDDGSLMPRKEEGAVLQSVQESLNQFKMISENEKVGTASGKLIPMKVDSLCIHGDNPLAEEILRKIKHSNDFINVKSFQL; encoded by the coding sequence ATGGATTCAATAGACATTAATTGCGATTTAGGGGAAAGTTTTGGTCAATTTATAATGGGAAATGACGATTCGGTTTTTCCTTATATAAGCTCCTGTAATATAGCCTGCGGTTTTCATGGTGGTGATCCTTTGCATATGGAAAATACTATTAAAAAAGCGCTTAATCATGATGTTCAAATTGGAGCTCATCCCTCCTATCCTGATTTAGCTGGCTTTGGTAGGAGAAAAATCATCTTATCGACTGATGAACTCAAAGCAGCAGTTAAATATCAAATTGCAGCTTTGCAGGGAATGGTTAAAAGTCTAGGCGGAGAATTAAAGTATGTAAAAGCACATGGTGCTTTATATAATACCATTGCCCATGATATGACTGAGGCCGAAGTATTTTTAACTGCAGTTAATGAAATAAACCCCAACCTAGCCATAATGGGATTGGCTGGAAGTCCCTTTGAAGAATTCACACGAAAATTTGGTTTTAATTTTATAAAAGAAGGGTTTTTAGATCGAAAATACCAAGATGATGGTAGTTTAATGCCCAGAAAGGAAGAAGGTGCAGTTTTGCAATCAGTGCAGGAAAGCTTAAATCAGTTTAAAATGATTTCTGAAAATGAAAAAGTTGGAACAGCCAGTGGAAAGTTAATACCTATGAAAGTTGATAGCTTATGTATTCATGGGGATAATCCCCTTGCCGAGGAAATCTTAAGAAAAATTAAGCATTCAAATGATTTTATCAATGTTAAATCTTTTCAACTATGA
- the rpe gene encoding ribulose-phosphate 3-epimerase, with protein MSHLIAPSVLAADFANLQRDVEMLNESQADYIHVDIMDGIFVPNISFGLPVCEAIYKHAKKPLDVHLMIEKPENYIQAFHDAGAATISVHYEASPHLHRTLQAIRDLGLRAGVAINPHTNVSLLENVIQNTDLVCMMSVNPGFGGQKFIEQTYAKVRQLKELIADQNASTLIEIDGGVNIDNAPKLLEAGADVLVAGNFVFKSENPIHTIQELKDVSY; from the coding sequence ATGAGTCACTTAATAGCCCCTTCCGTTTTAGCCGCAGACTTTGCCAATTTGCAAAGAGATGTGGAAATGTTGAATGAAAGCCAAGCAGATTATATCCATGTAGACATCATGGATGGTATATTCGTTCCTAATATCTCATTTGGATTGCCCGTTTGTGAAGCAATTTATAAACATGCCAAAAAGCCGTTGGATGTCCATTTGATGATTGAAAAACCTGAAAATTATATTCAGGCATTCCATGATGCTGGAGCAGCCACTATTTCAGTGCATTATGAGGCAAGTCCGCACTTGCATAGAACTTTGCAAGCTATACGAGATTTAGGCTTGAGAGCCGGAGTAGCTATAAATCCACATACAAATGTGTCATTATTAGAAAACGTCATCCAGAATACCGATTTAGTCTGCATGATGTCTGTAAACCCTGGCTTTGGTGGACAAAAATTTATTGAACAAACCTACGCCAAAGTGCGACAACTTAAGGAATTGATAGCAGATCAAAATGCCTCGACTTTAATTGAAATTGATGGGGGTGTTAATATTGATAATGCTCCTAAATTGTTGGAAGCGGGAGCCGATGTATTGGTCGCTGGAAATTTTGTTTTCAAATCTGAGAACCCTATTCATACGATACAGGAACTAAAAGACGTTTCTTATTGA
- a CDS encoding Nramp family divalent metal transporter has translation MLKKLRQLGPGMIVAAAFIGPGTVTTASMAGAGYGYTLLWAMLFSILATIILQEMTARLGTQAKMGLGQAIRYKSTNKFLKYLSFGLVISAIVIGNAAYESGNLAGAVMGFEDFPPIFGINSLLLLIGITAFILLFLGKYKYIERFLILLVSIMGVVFILAAVLLHPSIIEILKGLFIPVIPEKAGLMVMGLIGTTVVPYNLFLHASATKTKWKNGDSLNLSRLDTILSVSLGGLITMAIMITSAVAFQDSPQEIDGIEALGEQLKPILGDWSTYFIAFGFLAAGFSSSITAPLAAAFATSEILDWKDGLSNKKFKMVWAFVLLTGIIIASLGIRPTSLILFAQVANGLLLPILAIYLIWIVNDKALMGKHVNTKLINVIGVVVIVVTFLLGLKSIISAFEII, from the coding sequence ATGCTAAAGAAATTAAGGCAATTGGGACCTGGAATGATTGTGGCTGCAGCTTTCATAGGTCCAGGAACAGTTACTACTGCAAGTATGGCAGGCGCAGGTTACGGATACACCCTGCTATGGGCTATGCTGTTTTCAATTCTTGCTACGATTATTTTACAAGAAATGACGGCTCGTCTTGGCACACAAGCTAAAATGGGATTGGGTCAAGCTATTCGTTATAAATCAACCAACAAATTTTTAAAATATTTAAGCTTTGGCTTAGTTATAAGTGCCATTGTGATTGGGAATGCCGCATACGAATCAGGAAATTTGGCTGGAGCCGTAATGGGTTTTGAGGATTTCCCTCCAATTTTCGGAATCAATTCTCTACTTTTATTAATAGGGATTACGGCTTTTATTCTTCTCTTTCTAGGAAAGTATAAATATATAGAACGCTTTTTGATACTATTGGTAAGTATAATGGGTGTAGTTTTCATTCTCGCAGCAGTGCTTCTACATCCTTCAATAATTGAAATCTTAAAAGGACTTTTCATCCCTGTTATACCCGAAAAAGCTGGATTAATGGTGATGGGATTAATCGGTACTACGGTAGTTCCTTATAATTTATTTCTTCATGCATCAGCAACTAAAACCAAATGGAAAAATGGAGATTCATTAAATCTATCCAGACTAGATACTATTCTATCGGTTAGTTTAGGTGGATTGATTACAATGGCAATCATGATTACTTCAGCCGTTGCTTTTCAAGACAGTCCTCAAGAAATTGATGGAATTGAAGCTCTTGGAGAACAATTGAAGCCAATTTTAGGTGATTGGTCTACTTACTTCATTGCATTTGGATTCTTAGCAGCTGGATTTTCTTCTAGCATTACTGCTCCATTGGCTGCAGCTTTCGCAACATCGGAAATTTTAGATTGGAAAGATGGCTTAAGCAATAAGAAATTTAAAATGGTTTGGGCATTTGTTTTGTTAACGGGGATTATTATCGCTTCATTGGGAATAAGACCTACTTCCTTAATTCTTTTTGCTCAAGTGGCTAATGGTTTACTGCTACCTATTTTAGCGATCTATTTGATATGGATTGTTAATGACAAAGCATTAATGGGAAAACATGTTAATACAAAACTCATTAATGTAATAGGCGTTGTTGTGATTGTGGTCACTTTCTTATTAGGTTTAAAGAGTATAATTTCAGCATTCGAAATCATTTAA